In a single window of the Gossypium hirsutum isolate 1008001.06 chromosome D02, Gossypium_hirsutum_v2.1, whole genome shotgun sequence genome:
- the LOC107886898 gene encoding photosystem II stability/assembly factor HCF136, chloroplastic yields the protein MAMMTPNLQATDCSNLIPSLTSLFPPRLLHRPLSLPHSRFISKASLHHPSSPSSSSSPPSLVNRRQIISQTASLSLSLATLSSLPLPAKSEEVLSEWERVYLPIDPGVVLLDIAFVPDDLNHGFLLGTRQTILETKDGGNTWTQRSIPSAEDEDFNYRFNSISFKGKEGWIVGKPAILLYTSDAGESWERIPLSAQLPGDMVYIKATGEKSAEMVTDQGAIYVTSNRGYNWRAAVQETVSATLNRTVSSGISGASYYTGTFNTVNRSPDGRYVAVSSRGNFYLTWEPGQPFWQPHNRAIARRIQNMGWRADGGLWLLVRGGGLFLSKGTGISEDFEEVPVQSRGFGILDVGYRSEEEAWAAGGSGVLLRTTNGGKNWTRDKAADNIAANLYSVKFINDKKGFVLGNDGVLLRYLG from the exons ATGGCGATGATGACGCCCAATCTTCAAGCCACTGATTGCTCCAACCTTATACCTTCATTAACTTCTCTCTTCCCTCCTCGCCTTCTCCACCGCCCCTTATCGCTACCCCACTCCCGTTTCATCTCCAAAGCTTCTCTCCACCACCCTTCttccccttcttcttcttcttcgccGCCGTCACTCGTCAACCGGAGACAAATCATTTCCCAAACGGCGTCGCTTTCTCTGTCCCTCGCAACTCTCTCGTCTCTCCCATTGCCAGCTAAGTCCGAGGAAGTTTTGTCGGAATGGGAAAGAGTCTACCTTCCCATCGATCCCGGTGTTGTCCTTCTAGACATCGCCTTTGTCCCTGATGACTTAAACCATG gatTTTTGCTGGGGACGAGGCAGACTATTTTGGAGACAAAAGATGGGGGAAATACATGGACTCAACGTTCAATTCCTTCAGCTGAGGATGAAGACTTCAACTATAGGTTTAACTCTATTAGCTTCAAAGGCAAAGAAGGTTGGATTGTTGGTAAACCTGCAATTTTGTTATACACTTCAGATGCTGGAGAAAGCTGGGAAAGAATTCCATTAAGTGCTCAACTTCCTGGTGATATG GTATATATAAAAGCAACTGGTGAAAAGAGTGCAGAAATGGTGACTGACCAAGGAGCAATATATGTTACATCAAACAGGGGCTATAACTGGAGAGCTGCTGTTCAAGAGACCGTCTCAGCTACTCTGAATAG AACAGTTTCTAGTGGTATTAGTGGGGCAAGTTATTACACCGGAACTTTTAACACTGTGAACCGCTCTCCGGATGGACGATATGTGGCTGTCTCAAGCCGTGGTAACTTTTATCTTACATGGGAGCCTGGACAG CCATTCTGGCAACCACATAATAGAGCAATTGCAAGAAGAATACAGAACATGGGATGGAGGGCTGATGGTGGTCTTTGGCTTCTTGTCCGCGGAGGAGGGCTTTTTCTTAGCAAAGGCACAGGG ATATCTGAAGATTTTGAAGAAGTTCCTGTACAAAGTCGTGGCTTTGGCATTCTTGACGTTGGCTATCGATCAGAG GAAGAGGCTTGGGCAGCAGGGGGCAGTGGGGTTTTGTTGAGAACTACCAATGGTGGGAAGAATTGGACCCGTGACAAGGCAGCTGATAATATTGCTGCTAATCTATACTCAGTGAA GTTTATTAATGACAAGAAGGGATTTGTGCTGGGTAATGACGGCGTCTTGCTCCGGTATCTTGGATAA